aaattgtatagaGATTACACgttcattcatttcattttctccCTAATTCAAATAAACCTATTATTTCCTTTAATTAAAAGCCCTATAACCAACAGAGGTTAGTTCAAGCGGTTCAGCGCTTGTTCCGCTAAAGTAAAGTATCGGATTCAAAtatttatgaatataaaaGATTCATGCGGAGAAAGCTTTACCCTTAGTGGGCGTTCCGATTCCACTAGATTAGttgggaaaagaaagaagtgaTAGACAATAATAGGTAGTTATATGTTATAAAATTTACGATCATACCGTACgactataattatattattataagagTAAAGTCGGAAATAGAAAGTGAGACATTAACATTTAACAGctatttttgttatatataattagtatAAAGGTATGGtgatcatatatgtataatcttATTTGCCATCAATAATGAGAAAATTTGATCCACATCGATTGCAATCCGATTACCATAACTATCCATATTATGATGAGGGAATTGGATCCCAATAAGATTCTATGTGATATTTGTTCTCGTCATTTGTATGTATATCTTATTACGAAATTTTGCCAAGTTCAGAACCACATGTGAGCAAATCTTATGTCAATTTatgaattcaaaaaattaactaGGAGGTGTTTTATCATGataaaactaataataaattaaatcattATTTAACTAacgataaaatataaaatgaaataaaaaagcgCCTCTATTGGACCTCAAaaacacaaaagaaaaaaaaaacaaaaatgaataaaaaaatctgCTGAAATGTGAAAATCAACAATATTTCTTACCCAGACGACGACAGCAGCAGAGGTAAGGTAACCGAAAGCCGCAAACTTTTAACTCAAACCCCCGGCCCCACTTCTTCTCTTTCCCTCGTCGTGTACTCTTCCTCTCGTGCCACGTTTCAGTTTAAATTCTTCTCTCACTGGCACAGGCCACGGCACAGACCCCATTTCTTCCTCCTTCCCTTCCCGCCGAAGTCCACCCGCTCCGTATCCTTTCCTGCCAGTGCCACCATGAGGCTCTACGTCTACGTTTTACAAGCGAGGGACCTGCCGGCGAAGGACTCCTACGTCAAGGTCCAGGTCGGGAGGCACAAGTCCAAGACTTGGACTGTGAAGGGCACCCAGAACCCCGCCTGGAACGAGGAGCTCGTCTTCAGGGTCCATGATCTCGACGAGGAAGTTGTGCTCTCTGTTTTCCATCCCGAAGGTGACGCCGCCAACGGGATGTTCGGCGGCTCCGGAGAGTTGATGGGTCGTGCCCGCGTGCCACTTCAGTCCGTGGCTGGCGAGGATAAGCAGACGCTGCCACCGACTTGGTTCCCCCTCGAGAGGCATAAAGCAGGGAAATTTATAAACAAAGATTGCGGTAATCAATCTTCTgctttttcttaattcaatCATGTTCTTATCGGAATAATTAGCttggataatatatatagtatttaAGGATGTGAGATGAGTTTTGGGATACTACCGGGCTCTTTCCGGGGCGAATTTCAATCATGATAAGAGTACGGGACAGTTTTTGTTATGTTTGGGGCTGTGGGGATCAGATTGTTGCTGTTTAGTTGCTCTATGAAGCTCCCAATAGGCGGCTTCAGTCTGTTATTCCGGCATTTCTATATGCATCCAGTGTTAGCTGCAGATATTATCGACTCGCATAGGTTGGGCAGGATTAGTATCTCCTCTTGGTGAGCTGATTGTCGACAGTAATCCTGCTTATATGTCTAATTTTCGAGGAAGTTGTAACTGTCACGAGGTGTACATCACACGATTGATGATAATATCCTAATATATAAACCCGTCACCTTCGTGTGTGTTTGCAGGCAAAATTCTGGTCACGATTTCATTGCGTGGGAAATGCCACGATAATTTGACTGACAACCATATGGCTTCTTCTGGGGTCCACAAAAATGAAGGTGAAGAAATGGATCCATCCTCCAAAGGGACAGGTGCGACCCACAAGACCCACGACGGGAAACATCTAGTAAAGGCTGTTGCAAATCGTCTCGAGAAGATTTTCAGCAAGAACAATGAAGGTCCCTGGACTGAGGATTCCTCAGAAGTTTCTGCTGCAACATCAGATTACGAGGATTgtgccgaggaaagcagttcCGATCATAGCTTTGAAGAAGCGATGGAGAGGATGAAATCGCACAGCAGTGGACAAGATTTGCCCGAGAATTTGCAGGGAGGCATTCTTCTTGATCGGATATTTGCAGTTCCACCTTACGATCTGAATGCGGTTCTCTTTGGGCCCGATTCGCAGTTTAGACGAGACCTGGTGAATTTGCAGGGAACAACCGATGTCAAGGAGGGCCCTTGGACTTGGAAAGCAGGAGAAATATCACGTTTAACACGGGTTGTTTCATACACGAGGGCAGCAACAAAGTTGGTTAAGGCAGTCAAAGCAACAGAGGAGCAAACCTACCTGAAAGCAGATGGAAATTTTTTTGCTGTATTGGTATCTGTGAGCACTCCAGAGGTTCCATATGGGAACATGTTCGATGTTGAGCTGCTCTACAAGATAATGCCGGGGCCTGTGCAAGCTAATTCAGGAGAAGAATCTTCACATCTTCTTGTTTCGTGGGAAGTCCAATTTCTCCAGTCGACTATGATGAGAGGAATGATTGAAGGAGGAGTTCGTCAGGGCCTAAAAGAGAGCTTTGAACAATTTATGGACCTACTGGCTCAGAATTTCAAGATGATGAATACCTCCGACTCTTTGCACAAAGATCAAGTTCTCGCATCACTGGAAGGTGGACACAAGTCCGATTGGAAATCAGCATTTCAATACTTTTGCAACTTGACTGTTATTTTCACCATTGCAATGTTTTTCTATGTCATTTCTCACATTGTAATGTCAAAGCCCAGCGAATATCAAGGGTTGGAATGCTACGGTGTCGATTTGCCCGACAGTTTTGGAGAGCTTGTTACTTGTGGAATTTTAGTTCTTCAATTACAGCGTGTTTATTACATGGTCTTGCACTTCGTAAAGGCTAGGCTGCAGAAAGGTAATAGAGTATGAAAACGGATCGATAATTTTTCTGTAATTTGTTCAGAACTTCATTACTAATTTTGTAATCAACTTTTGAAGGCGGAGATCATGGATTGAAAGCCCAAGGTGCTGGGTGGATCCTCACTGTAGCTTTGATCGAAGGGatgaacttagcatctctagaCTCGACTGGTCTTCCTGACCCATATGTGGTCTTAACTTGCAATGGAAGAATGAGAACAAGTTCTGTCAAGCTCCAAACATGTGatccacagtggaatggtgtggCATCTTTATTCAATAGGAGTTCTTCAAGTTTTTCTAAATATTGCCCCagctaaaataattttctgcAGAGGTACTAGAATTTGATGCTATGGAAGAACCGCCGTCGGTGTTAGATGTGGAGGTTTTTGATTTTGATGGCCCGTTTGATCAGGCAACCTCTCTTGGACACGCAGAGATAAATTTCTTGAAGCATACTGCTACCGAACTGGCTGATATGTGGGTCTTTCTCGAGGGGAAGCTCGCTCAGTCTTCTCAGTCTAAGTTGCGTCTGCGGATCTTTCTGGACAACAATAACGGGGTCGAGACAATCAGGGACTATCTCACAAAGATGGAAAAGGAAGTCGGAAAGAAGGTAATACTGTCGCATTGCTCTCTTTTATTAACTCTTTTACTGGATATTAACTATCATGTTATTTTGTTTGGATTACTTGCAGTTGAATCTACGGTCTCCTCACAGGAACTCAACATTCCAAAAGATATTTGGGTTGCCAGCAGAGGAGTTTCTTATTAGTGACTTCACGTGTTCACTCAAGAGGAAATTGCCATTACAGGTTCTTGTTATTCTTCAGTTGCTCAATAATTTTGTCCGGAAAGCAGCTATAAATCTTGCTTAGAGTTTGTATGTAACAATCCATGTAGGGGCGGCTCTTCCTGTCTGCAAGGATTGTTGGGTTCTATGCCAATTTTTTTGGTCATAAAACCCGGTTTTTCTTCCTGTGGGAGGATATTGAGGAAATCCAAATTCTTCCAGCGTCCTTGGCTTCAGTTGGAAGTCCCACACTAGTAATAGTTTTACACAAGGGTCGAGGTCTGGATGCAAGACACGGTGCAAAGTCTCAGGATGAGGAAGGCAGGCTTTGCTTCTACTTCCAGTCGTTTGTATCATTCAACGTGGCAAGCAGGTATCACTTTTTTGAATAAGTTTAACGTCTCCTTAGCGAATATTTGTAAAAGGAAGTCGAGATTTACTCGATGTTGGGCAGAACAATTATGGCCTTGTGGAGGACTCGGACTCTGACTCCAGAACAGAAAGCACAAATTGCAGAAGAGCAGCAAGATCAAGAAAACGGCATAATTTCAGATGATCTTGGGTCCATTTTGGGCGGTGAAGATGCACAAATGTCCAAAATTTATGGTTCCGAACTTCCTGTTAGCGTAAGTGACCTTTATTTTATTCGTGactctgaaaatgaaaattgcatgaaaacAAAGTATATAAAACAGCAGATTTAACATCCATGTTGGATCGATGATGGTGCAGATAAGTTCTCTGATGGAAGTGTTCAGTGGGGGGGAACTGGAGCACAAAGTAATGGAGAGATCGGGCTGCCTTAATTATGCAACCACTGCTTGGGAGACAGTGAAGCTCGGTGTCTTTGAGAGGTCAGTGTCTTACAAATTCAATCGCCATGTCTCGATCTTTGGAGGGGAAGTGACCTGCACCCAGCAAAAGACATCCAATGAGGATGGGTGGACCGTGAACGAAGTCATGGCACTCCACAACGTCCCCTTTGGGGACCACTTTCGGGCATGTTCTCGGATCGTCTTTATGCACTAGTGCAGAGAAGTTGCACTCCTTTCTTTTTCGTAATCCATCTGCATTGTTTTTCAGGTACACTTCAGGTATCAGATTGTGAAATCAGTTCTAACTCATAGTTCCTGCAAGTGCGATGCGTATATGGGTATTCTATGGCTCAAGAGCATCAAGTTCCAGCAGAGGATATCTCGGAACGTAACAGAGAAATTCACCCACAGGCTGAGGGAAATATTCGGGCTGGTCGAGAAAGAGATTCTTTGACAAATACTTCAGCTTTTATTATCGTTCATGTCAGTTTTTCTTCCCCCCCGCCCCCCCTACTTCCTTGAGATGCCAAATTCAAATTGTACATTAGCTAGTAAGGAAGCCATGGCACATCGAAAGGAAGCCATGGCACATCGAAGTTCGCCACGAGAGGTATGACTAATGAGGAGTCTCCAAGCATTGTCAACCATTCGGGGAGTCCTATCATGAGCCTGTTATCAAATCCCATCCTTCTAGGATGCAATCGGGctacgaagaagaagaagaagaagaagaagaggagcaTGAAAGGATAAGAGCCCAGTCTCGGATTTTATTATCCCGTATATGTCCTCGGCTCACAGCATTTCTTGTACTGCAAACTGGCCAGAAGATTGCAGCAATGAAAACCTTCTGTGAAATGAAATGCTATATTCCTCTTCTTACTTTTGGATTCTCGTTCGGCTTCATGAGAGGTTTGCTTCTAAACTTACCGTGTATCTCTTGAACAACGTATTGTATGGTTCAACACGGGTTCATCCCTGTAGCAAAAGATCATTGTAGGAAACATTCGAGAGAAGATAACGTTCCATTGCCAGGCTAAAGTATTATGGGAATGAAGTGCATTTATTAGGCAGCCAATTGATTTAAATTTACAAGAGAGGACatctagagagagagacgagGTTGAGGGTGGAAATGAATAAATGCAAATAGTTTGAGGACTACATTTGTGTTGGGAAATATCGGCAGGCAGAGGCAGGGCAGAGATTTGGTGAAGCCCCCCATCCAATGGGCATGCCGGATTTGACTCCGTTCCAATCCGTCCCCCACCATTTTCGTTGTTATCTATTCTTCCCCAACCAGCCAGAACGCTCTCGACTGCCCTTTTACTGCGATCTTTCATTTCTCCCTCCATAACCATAACAAATAACCCATCAATCCATTTCTTCTCCCTCCAGAAAGTTTCCATCCTTGCCTCTGTAAGGAACCCCATAGTCCCTTCTCTCGAGTTGAGCTTCAGCTTCTGATTGAATCAATGGATCCCAATCCCAAGAGCCACCCCATCCTCTCCTACGTCATGTCCCGCATCCCCTCTATGGGGCCGCGGTATGCTCTTCCCACCACCAGGGCCAGCGCCGGCGCCGGGTCCTCCGCTGGAGGTGGCCTCCCATCCGACTCGGTCGAGATCAGCATCGACCAGCCCTCTGATCCATCCACGTCGTCCtctccgccgccgccgccgcagATAGTCGACCGGATGCCCCACCTCGCCCACCCCAAGCTCTTCGCCTCCATGGCCAACGCCGTCACTAACGTTGCCCAGACCCGAGCCATCCTCAAGACCCTGGGCGACCGGCCCGACCACGAGGCCGTCGACGAGGCCCGTGCCAAGCTCGCCGAGATCGATTGCAACCTCGCGAAGAAGCTCGAGGAAATTGTTCTCTCGCCCCGGCCCTCCAACATTGACCTATTTGAGTGGCGAACTCACCTCGCTGAGAAGGAGAGGCAGTGCAGGGAGGAGGCCGAGAAGGAGAAGAGCTATTACAAGGGCATTATTGCCCTCGACGAGATGCATGAGGCCTATGCGAAGATGCTGAAGGAGGCTGAGGAGAATCTCGTGAAGATCTACGAGAATGCCACCGACGATAAGGAGGGGGGCGCGGAGGGCAGCGTGACCGAGGAAGTGAACGAGGAGGTTGTTGGGGTTCTGAGGGAAGGGCTGGGCTCCGATGATCTGCAGCGGGTGGATTTGTCGGGCCGGAGGCTGAGGATCCTGCCAGAGGCCTTCGGGAAGATTCAGAGCTTGGTTGTGCTTAATCTCTCCAAGAACCAGCTTGAGGTTAGTTAGTGGGACCCTCCTATCGTTTTGGTTACTGAATGGAAGCGATGTTGATTATTAGAATTTGATTTGGATGCATTGGATTAGAATTGAAACTGATGCTGAATCGTAAGgaagattttgaaatattgGAATGTCCTAGAAGTAGCATATGTGATCAGGGAAGATATGATCGGCACTAAAATTCGGGAGTGCAGGACGCTCATGGATGCAGAATGTGAGCTGGTAGCCATTGAGTATCCGACGGGATTGGAGTATATGCATATGCAGCCTTTACTTGGGCAATGTTTGTTACGAGGGAATATGAACGAAATTGGTCTGCTGGGCTGTCTTCATTTATGTTGCCGTTTCTCAGTATGTTTCCATCCTTTTGAGCCGAAATGCTATATAGTATAACGTGTGTCCATCCCCTTTTTCATGTCAAATTCTGTGAAGCTCATTGTGAACATTGGGGAAGCAAGCCATATCGACTTAGGGTCATAACCTGTATTCTTTTGACTATGACGATCGTTGGTCAATCAATCTGGAAGACTCCACGTATCTATGATACACAACTAACGATGAGAAGTAACAACTCCTAGTTTATTGGAATTTTGATCTGATTCATCTGTGTTTATGGGGACAGGCTCTTCCTGACTCGATTGCTGGGTTAGAAAATCTGGAGGAGCTTGACGTGTCCTCGAATCTCTTGGCGTCACTGCCCGACTCCATTGGTTTGTTGCATAAACTGAAATATCTCAACGCATCAGGCAACAAGCTCACTTCTTTGCCTGATAGCATCTGCCACTGCAGGTAAGA
Above is a window of Punica granatum isolate Tunisia-2019 chromosome 7, ASM765513v2, whole genome shotgun sequence DNA encoding:
- the LOC116213973 gene encoding C2 and GRAM domain-containing protein At5g50170 isoform X1, which gives rise to MRLYVYVLQARDLPAKDSYVKVQVGRHKSKTWTVKGTQNPAWNEELVFRVHDLDEEVVLSVFHPEGDAANGMFGGSGELMGRARVPLQSVAGEDKQTLPPTWFPLERHKAGKFINKDCGKILVTISLRGKCHDNLTDNHMASSGVHKNEGEEMDPSSKGTGATHKTHDGKHLVKAVANRLEKIFSKNNEGPWTEDSSEVSAATSDYEDCAEESSSDHSFEEAMERMKSHSSGQDLPENLQGGILLDRIFAVPPYDLNAVLFGPDSQFRRDLVNLQGTTDVKEGPWTWKAGEISRLTRVVSYTRAATKLVKAVKATEEQTYLKADGNFFAVLVSVSTPEVPYGNMFDVELLYKIMPGPVQANSGEESSHLLVSWEVQFLQSTMMRGMIEGGVRQGLKESFEQFMDLLAQNFKMMNTSDSLHKDQVLASLEGGHKSDWKSAFQYFCNLTVIFTIAMFFYVISHIVMSKPSEYQGLECYGVDLPDSFGELVTCGILVLQLQRVYYMVLHFVKARLQKGGDHGLKAQGAGWILTVALIEGMNLASLDSTGLPDPYVVLTCNGRMRTSSVKLQTCDPQWNEVLEFDAMEEPPSVLDVEVFDFDGPFDQATSLGHAEINFLKHTATELADMWVFLEGKLAQSSQSKLRLRIFLDNNNGVETIRDYLTKMEKEVGKKLNLRSPHRNSTFQKIFGLPAEEFLISDFTCSLKRKLPLQGRLFLSARIVGFYANFFGHKTRFFFLWEDIEEIQILPASLASVGSPTLVIVLHKGRGLDARHGAKSQDEEGRLCFYFQSFVSFNVASRTIMALWRTRTLTPEQKAQIAEEQQDQENGIISDDLGSILGGEDAQMSKIYGSELPVSISSLMEVFSGGELEHKVMERSGCLNYATTAWETVKLGVFERSVSYKFNRHVSIFGGEVTCTQQKTSNEDGWTVNEVMALHNVPFGDHFRVHFRYQIVKSVLTHSSCKCDAYMGILWLKSIKFQQRISRNVTEKFTHRLREIFGLVEKEIL
- the LOC116213973 gene encoding C2 and GRAM domain-containing protein At5g50170 isoform X2, with protein sequence MRLYVYVLQARDLPAKDSYVKVQVGRHKSKTWTVKGTQNPAWNEELVFRVHDLDEEVVLSVFHPEGDAANGMFGGSGELMGRARVPLQSVAGEDKQTLPPTWFPLERHKAGKFINKDCGKILVTISLRGKCHDNLTDNHMASSGVHKNEGEEMDPSSKGTGATHKTHDGKHLVKAVANRLEKIFSKNNEGPWTEDSSEVSAATSDYEDCAEESSSDHSFEEAMERMKSHSSGQDLPENLQGGILLDRIFAVPPYDLNAVLFGPDSQFRRDLVNLQGTTDVKEGPWTWKAGEISRLTRVVSYTRAATKLVKAVKATEEQTYLKADGNFFAVLVSVSTPEVPYGNMFDVELLYKIMPGPVQANSGEESSHLLVSWEVQFLQSTMMRGMIEGGVRQGLKESFEQFMDLLAQNFKMMNTSDSLHKDQVLASLEGGHKSDWKSAFQYFCNLTVIFTIAMFFYVISHIVMSKPSEYQGLECYGVDLPDSFGELVTCGILVLQLQRVYYMVLHFVKARLQKGGDHGLKAQGAGWILTVALIEGMNLASLDSTGLPDPYVVLTCNGRMRTSSVKLQTCDPQWNEVLEFDAMEEPPSVLDVEVFDFDGPFDQATSLGHAEINFLKHTATELADMWVFLEGKLAQSSQSKLRLRIFLDNNNGVETIRDYLTKMEKEVGKKLNLRSPHRNSTFQKIFGLPAEEFLISDFTCSLKRKLPLQGRLFLSARIVGFYANFFGHKTRFFFLWEDIEEIQILPASLASVGSPTLVIVLHKGRGLDARHGAKSQDEEGRLCFYFQSFVSFNVASRTIMALWRTRTLTPEQKAQIAEEQQDQENGIISDDLGSILGGEDAQMSKIYGSELPVSISSLMEVFSGGELEHKVMERSGCLNYATTAWETVKLGVFERYTSGIRL
- the LOC116213975 gene encoding plant intracellular Ras-group-related LRR protein 1-like; this translates as MDPNPKSHPILSYVMSRIPSMGPRYALPTTRASAGAGSSAGGGLPSDSVEISIDQPSDPSTSSSPPPPPQIVDRMPHLAHPKLFASMANAVTNVAQTRAILKTLGDRPDHEAVDEARAKLAEIDCNLAKKLEEIVLSPRPSNIDLFEWRTHLAEKERQCREEAEKEKSYYKGIIALDEMHEAYAKMLKEAEENLVKIYENATDDKEGGAEGSVTEEVNEEVVGVLREGLGSDDLQRVDLSGRRLRILPEAFGKIQSLVVLNLSKNQLEALPDSIAGLENLEELDVSSNLLASLPDSIGLLHKLKYLNASGNKLTSLPDSICHCRSLVELDVSFNSLTYLPTNIGHDMPYLQKLCIQLNKIRSLPTSVCEMRSLRHLDAHFNELRGLPLAIGYLTNLETLNLSSNFSDLTELPETLGDLTNLRELDLSNNQIHALPDTFGRLDNLVKLNLDENPLVIPPPEVVKEGVEAVKVFMAKRWVDLLVEEERRSMQESQEQGQTGWLTRSTSWLKGVSETVTGYLSPRSPRDPYLDQQL